Proteins from a genomic interval of Thermoanaerobacterium thermosaccharolyticum DSM 571:
- the aspS gene encoding aspartate--tRNA ligase — protein MGEQLSGMKRTHMCGELTLEDVGKSVIVMGWVQRRRDLGGLIFLELRDRTGLIQIVCSEQLSKEAFDKAQHVRNEYVLAAAGEVVRRSDENINPNLETGNIEIYVSEFKILSKAETPPFMVEDRNNVSEAIRLKYRYLDLRRPSMQKILMTRYRITRIVRDFLDKNGFIDIETPLLIKSTPEGARDYLVPSRVQPGKFFALPQSPQIFKQLLMISGFDRYYQIAKCLRDEDLRADRQPEFTQIDMEMSFVEEDDVIALNEKMIARIFKEILDIDLEVPFKRISWQEAMNRFGSDKPDMRFGMELKDLSSIFADSDFKVFKDAVQNGGSVRGINVKGAASMPRRQLDELVEYVKTYKAKGLVWIQMLDDGPRSQISKFLKDDEMTQVVNVMEAEKGDLILIVADKNNMVVYDALGHLRLEMGKRYNLIDESKYEFLWVVDFPLLEYSEEEKRFVAMHHPFTAPKDEDIEMLDKDPGRVRAKAYDIVLNGLEIGGGSIRIHDTELQKKMFKVLGFTDEDAEARFGFLLNAFKYGAPPHGGIAYGLDRLTMILTGTDNIRDVIAFPKTQNACDLMSDSPSEVSKEQLDELHIKVNL, from the coding sequence ATGGGAGAGCAATTATCTGGCATGAAAAGAACACACATGTGTGGTGAATTGACTTTAGAGGATGTAGGCAAGAGTGTTATAGTTATGGGATGGGTTCAAAGAAGAAGAGATTTAGGCGGATTGATATTTTTAGAATTGCGTGACAGAACAGGCCTAATACAAATAGTCTGCAGTGAACAGCTTTCAAAAGAAGCTTTTGATAAAGCTCAACATGTAAGAAATGAGTATGTCTTGGCTGCTGCTGGTGAAGTAGTAAGAAGATCTGATGAAAACATAAATCCAAATTTAGAGACTGGAAACATAGAAATTTACGTAAGCGAATTTAAAATTTTAAGTAAAGCTGAAACACCGCCATTTATGGTTGAAGATAGAAATAATGTGTCTGAGGCAATTAGATTGAAATACAGGTATCTGGATTTAAGAAGACCTTCAATGCAGAAAATTTTGATGACTAGATATAGGATTACGAGAATTGTGAGAGATTTCTTAGATAAAAATGGTTTTATCGATATAGAAACACCTCTGCTTATTAAAAGCACACCGGAAGGGGCAAGAGATTATCTAGTTCCCAGCAGAGTTCAACCTGGCAAGTTTTTTGCATTGCCACAGTCACCGCAAATATTTAAACAGCTTTTGATGATATCAGGTTTTGATAGATATTATCAAATTGCAAAATGCTTGAGAGATGAAGATTTAAGGGCAGACAGGCAACCAGAGTTTACTCAAATTGATATGGAGATGTCGTTTGTTGAAGAAGATGATGTTATTGCTCTTAATGAAAAGATGATAGCACGTATATTTAAAGAGATATTGGATATAGATTTGGAAGTGCCATTTAAGAGAATTTCATGGCAAGAAGCTATGAATAGATTTGGGTCTGATAAACCTGATATGAGGTTTGGCATGGAATTAAAAGATCTGTCTTCTATATTTGCTGATTCTGATTTTAAAGTGTTTAAAGATGCCGTACAAAATGGCGGGTCAGTAAGAGGGATAAATGTAAAAGGTGCAGCATCTATGCCTAGAAGGCAATTAGATGAACTGGTAGAATATGTAAAAACATACAAAGCAAAAGGGCTTGTATGGATACAAATGCTAGATGACGGTCCTAGGTCACAGATATCTAAATTTTTAAAAGACGATGAAATGACACAAGTTGTAAATGTTATGGAAGCCGAAAAAGGCGATTTAATACTAATAGTTGCTGACAAAAACAATATGGTAGTTTATGATGCTTTAGGGCATTTAAGGCTGGAAATGGGAAAAAGATATAACCTCATTGACGAAAGCAAATATGAGTTTTTATGGGTTGTAGATTTCCCATTGTTGGAATACAGCGAAGAAGAAAAAAGATTTGTTGCTATGCATCATCCTTTTACTGCTCCAAAAGACGAGGATATAGAAATGCTTGACAAGGACCCGGGACGCGTAAGAGCAAAGGCATACGACATAGTTTTGAATGGATTAGAAATCGGTGGTGGTAGTATAAGAATACATGATACAGAATTACAAAAGAAGATGTTTAAGGTACTTGGTTTTACTGATGAGGATGCCGAAGCGAGATTTGGATTTTTATTAAATGCTTTTAAATATGGTGCTCCTCCACACGGTGGCATCGCATATGGCCTTGATAGATTGACTATGATTCTTACTGGAACAGACAATATTAGAGATGTAATCGCATTTCCGAAAACTCAGAATGCATGCGATCTGATGTCTGATTCACCATCAGAAGTATCTAAAGAGCAGTTAGATGAATTGCATATAAAGGTTAACCTATAA
- a CDS encoding RrF2 family transcriptional regulator yields MKLSTKGRYGVQAMFELALYYGEGPISLKVIAENEGLSEHYLEQLIAVLRKADLVKSIRGAQGGYMLSAPPDKITVGDVIRTLEGSLAPSDCVVEDMPFECSRSGGCPTKLVMEKIRDAINKVIDSITLQDMVDDYKKMIQKNSYMYYI; encoded by the coding sequence ATGAAACTGTCAACAAAAGGGAGATATGGAGTTCAAGCTATGTTTGAGCTTGCTTTGTATTATGGTGAGGGTCCGATATCATTAAAGGTTATAGCAGAAAATGAAGGCTTATCAGAACATTATTTAGAACAGCTTATTGCTGTTTTGAGAAAAGCTGATTTGGTAAAAAGTATACGTGGAGCACAAGGCGGGTATATGTTATCAGCTCCGCCTGATAAGATTACTGTAGGTGACGTTATTAGAACTTTGGAAGGATCACTTGCTCCTTCAGATTGTGTTGTAGAAGATATGCCATTTGAGTGTAGCAGATCAGGTGGGTGCCCTACAAAATTAGTTATGGAAAAAATTAGAGATGCTATAAATAAAGTAATTGATTCAATAACGCTACAAGATATGGTTGATGACTACAAAAAAATGATACAGAAAAATTCTTATATGTATTATATATAG
- a CDS encoding metal-sensitive transcriptional regulator, producing MNSYHDDKEDLLRRLKKIEGQIKGIQKMIEKDTYCVDVLIQVAAVRSAINSVGKILLKSHTLGCVKDAINTEKQDDMIDELVDTFMKFMK from the coding sequence ATGAATTCTTACCATGATGACAAAGAGGATTTACTTAGAAGGCTTAAAAAAATTGAAGGCCAGATAAAGGGTATTCAAAAGATGATAGAAAAGGACACATATTGTGTTGATGTTCTTATACAAGTTGCTGCTGTAAGATCAGCAATAAATAGTGTAGGAAAGATATTGTTGAAAAGTCATACTTTGGGATGTGTGAAGGATGCTATTAATACAGAGAAGCAAGATGATATGATTGATGAGCTCGTGGACACATTTATGAAATTTATGAAATAA
- the uppS gene encoding polyprenyl diphosphate synthase has translation MKGRTKLYRIPNHIGIIPDGNRRWAQNKNMPKEAGYSYGLEPGIALYRLCRELGVKELTFYGFTQDNTKRPSVQTEAFKKACIDAVKMLEKEDADLLVIGNYNSPMFPKELLPYLSRKTIGEGKMKVNFLVNYGWQWDLNSALKALSNGEKRDILDLISSKDISRIDLIIRWGGRRRLSGFLPVQSIYSDFYVIDDYWPDFKPQHLYEALEWYSKQDITLGG, from the coding sequence ATGAAAGGGAGGACAAAATTGTATCGCATTCCAAATCACATCGGAATTATTCCTGACGGAAATAGACGATGGGCACAAAATAAAAATATGCCGAAAGAAGCAGGCTATTCATATGGATTGGAACCTGGAATTGCACTTTACAGGTTATGCCGTGAGCTTGGTGTTAAAGAATTAACATTTTATGGCTTTACACAAGATAACACAAAACGCCCTTCTGTTCAGACAGAGGCATTTAAAAAAGCCTGTATTGACGCTGTTAAAATGCTAGAAAAAGAAGATGCAGATCTTTTAGTCATAGGGAACTATAATTCTCCTATGTTTCCAAAAGAATTGCTGCCATATTTAAGCCGTAAGACAATCGGTGAGGGGAAAATGAAAGTCAATTTTCTTGTTAATTATGGATGGCAGTGGGACTTGAATAGTGCATTAAAAGCTTTAAGCAATGGAGAAAAAAGAGATATACTAGATTTAATTTCATCAAAAGATATTTCACGAATAGATTTGATTATAAGATGGGGCGGTAGGAGAAGGTTAAGCGGCTTTTTGCCTGTCCAATCAATATATTCTGACTTTTATGTTATTGATGATTACTGGCCGGATTTTAAGCCTCAGCATCTTTATGAAGCGCTTGAATGGTATTCTAAGCAAGATATAACATTGGGAGGGTAA
- a CDS encoding tetratricopeptide repeat protein — protein MLKNHNYEKGIYYLELAKKYLYELDSLNHSICFIIHNNLAYLYLNTNQFQKVINLLEGFINTHDNFIYVRAMPHIYMSLNIACYNIGDYEKSIKYIKKAILLFNYFEDEYYAGRCHLNYINSLRYSGNLDKALEIVNRCKNKYKKYNKLYLSFFIQEMILYFNIGNYNKVMEISNEIEAHQLSEMSEHNYEFMIGHIKYLHNDFNGAYGLFKKCEKYFLTQYYYRDLLLLYDDLYNMTKDISYKAKQNEIMNKNGRKNIVMIHC, from the coding sequence ATGCTTAAAAATCATAATTATGAAAAAGGAATATACTATTTAGAACTCGCTAAAAAATATTTATACGAACTTGATTCTTTAAACCATTCTATCTGCTTTATTATACATAATAATCTTGCTTATCTATATCTTAATACTAATCAATTTCAAAAGGTTATAAACTTGCTGGAAGGTTTTATTAATACCCATGATAATTTTATATATGTAAGAGCAATGCCGCACATTTATATGTCTTTAAACATAGCTTGTTATAATATAGGTGATTATGAGAAATCTATTAAATATATAAAAAAAGCCATATTGTTGTTTAACTATTTTGAAGACGAATATTATGCTGGAAGATGTCATCTGAATTATATAAATTCCTTACGGTACAGTGGTAATTTAGACAAGGCCTTAGAAATAGTCAATAGATGTAAAAATAAATACAAAAAATATAATAAGCTATACTTAAGCTTTTTCATTCAGGAAATGATATTATATTTTAACATCGGCAATTACAACAAAGTAATGGAGATTTCAAATGAGATAGAAGCCCATCAACTCTCTGAAATGAGCGAACACAATTATGAATTTATGATAGGCCATATAAAATATTTGCATAATGACTTTAATGGTGCTTATGGTTTATTTAAAAAATGTGAGAAGTATTTTTTAACACAATACTATTATCGCGATTTATTGCTGCTTTATGATGATTTATATAACATGACAAAAGACATTTCTTATAAAGCAAAGCAAAATGAAATCATGAATAAGAATGGGAGAAAAAACATTGTGATGATTCATTGTTGA
- a CDS encoding replication-associated recombination protein A: MDMFQFAHNNFKHSNAPLADRMRPTTLDEFVGQKHILGHDKLLYRAIKADRVRSLIFYGPPGTGKTTLANIIANTTKSSFEKLNAVTSGVTDIKKIVNESKDRLSMYGKRTILFIDEIHRFNKSQQDALLPYVEDGTIILIGATTENPYFEVIRPLVSRSMIFELYPLSNEDIKEIVLRALNDEKRGLGNEKIKITDDALNHIITYSDGDARAALNAIELAFLTTERDENGVINIDIEIAQECIQKKVLKYDKDGDNHYDSISAFIKSMRGSDPDAALYWLAKMIYAGEDPLFIARRIVICAAEDVGNADPNALNIAVSAMQAVNQIGMPEGRIILAQAAIYVACAPKSNSSIIGIDSALDDIKNLKTGAVPKHLQDAHYKGAKNLKRGVGYKYAHDFKNHYVKQQYLPEELIGKKYYNPSTMGYEKKISEWLRFLRESSDAEG; this comes from the coding sequence ATGGATATGTTTCAGTTTGCTCATAATAATTTTAAACATAGTAATGCACCGTTGGCAGATCGGATGAGGCCAACTACTCTTGATGAGTTTGTTGGTCAAAAGCATATATTAGGGCATGACAAGCTTCTATATAGAGCTATAAAAGCGGATAGAGTCAGATCGTTAATATTTTATGGACCTCCTGGTACAGGTAAGACAACGCTTGCAAATATAATAGCTAATACGACGAAATCTAGTTTTGAAAAATTAAATGCTGTAACATCAGGAGTTACAGATATAAAGAAAATAGTAAATGAGTCAAAAGATAGATTGTCTATGTATGGAAAGAGAACTATATTATTCATTGATGAGATACACCGCTTTAATAAGTCACAGCAGGATGCACTGCTTCCGTATGTTGAAGATGGAACAATAATTTTGATTGGTGCCACAACTGAAAATCCATATTTTGAGGTTATCCGTCCTTTAGTATCTAGATCAATGATATTCGAACTTTATCCTCTTAGCAATGAAGATATAAAAGAAATAGTTTTACGAGCTTTAAATGATGAAAAGCGTGGACTTGGAAATGAAAAGATTAAGATTACGGATGATGCGTTAAATCATATAATTACATATTCTGATGGTGATGCAAGGGCTGCACTTAACGCAATAGAGCTAGCATTTTTAACTACAGAGAGAGATGAAAATGGAGTAATTAACATAGACATTGAAATTGCTCAGGAATGCATTCAAAAAAAGGTTTTAAAGTATGACAAAGATGGTGACAATCATTACGATTCTATTTCCGCTTTTATCAAAAGTATGAGGGGGTCTGATCCTGATGCTGCATTGTACTGGCTTGCTAAGATGATATACGCCGGAGAAGATCCGTTGTTTATCGCAAGGAGAATAGTTATTTGTGCAGCAGAGGATGTGGGAAATGCTGATCCAAATGCACTTAATATAGCGGTATCTGCCATGCAAGCAGTAAATCAGATCGGGATGCCTGAGGGCAGAATAATACTGGCACAAGCTGCAATTTATGTTGCCTGTGCACCTAAAAGCAATTCATCTATAATTGGCATAGATAGTGCGCTTGATGACATTAAAAATCTAAAAACTGGCGCTGTTCCAAAGCACCTTCAGGATGCTCATTATAAAGGTGCAAAAAATTTAAAACGTGGTGTTGGGTATAAGTATGCACATGATTTTAAAAATCATTATGTGAAACAACAATACCTACCGGAAGAATTAATAGGGAAAAAATATTACAATCCATCTACAATGGGTTATGAAAAGAAAATATCTGAATGGCTTAGATTCCTAAGAGAGAGCAGTGATGCGGAAGGATAA
- a CDS encoding ABC transporter transmembrane domain-containing protein, whose amino-acid sequence MKKDDFKYIYNIIKPFIAKEIIGFLVIIISTVLSLAKPFVIELIIDNSIAQKNVQNFIIFNLVFFTIFILVTLLGIIQNYIFTFIGQKLLYNLRMKLYEKNTVTTNKKNVGFKGIFDF is encoded by the coding sequence ATGAAGAAAGACGATTTTAAGTACATATATAATATCATAAAGCCATTTATAGCTAAAGAGATTATTGGATTTTTAGTGATCATAATATCGACTGTTTTATCTCTGGCTAAACCATTTGTAATAGAATTAATCATTGATAATTCTATAGCACAAAAGAATGTGCAGAATTTTATTATATTTAATCTGGTATTTTTTACAATATTTATTTTAGTAACATTATTAGGAATAATCCAAAATTATATTTTTACATTTATTGGGCAGAAGTTGTTGTATAATTTGAGGATGAAATTGTATGAAAAGAACACTGTTACAACTAATAAGAAAAATGTAGGCTTTAAAGGTATCTTTGACTTTTAA
- the hisS gene encoding histidine--tRNA ligase translates to MLTKAPRGTKDVLPSEVYKWHYVENIIREICDNFGFKEIRTPGFEHTELFLRGVGESTDIVRKEMYTFNDKGGRSITLKPEGTSPAVRAFVEHNLYAEAMPVKLYYITPVYRYERPQSGRLREHHQFGIEMFGAHDASADAEVISVAMTLFKRLGLNNLELNINSIGCPNCRREYNKALKEFLGENIEKLCDDCKERYKINPMRVLDCKVESCKRILKDAPLMLNYLCDDCKEHFENLQSYLKEAGFNFVINPKIVRGLDYYTKTAFEIISNDIGAQGTVCGGGRYDGLVEECGGPSIPGVGFGMGIERLLLTLENSGIEIPLPKRTDLFICTVGDDAKKYAFSMALRLRNSGLSVEVDNMGRSLKAQMKYANKLNVRYTIILGEDELKNKVVRLKNMDNGEEIEIDIDNVCDKIIG, encoded by the coding sequence ATGCTTACAAAAGCACCAAGAGGAACAAAGGATGTATTGCCTTCAGAAGTCTATAAATGGCATTATGTAGAGAATATCATTAGAGAAATATGTGACAATTTTGGATTTAAAGAAATTAGAACGCCTGGATTTGAGCATACAGAATTGTTTTTAAGAGGCGTTGGTGAGTCGACTGACATTGTCAGAAAAGAGATGTACACTTTTAATGATAAGGGCGGAAGAAGTATAACTTTGAAGCCCGAAGGGACATCTCCTGCTGTTAGGGCATTTGTAGAGCACAATCTCTATGCAGAAGCGATGCCAGTAAAACTTTACTACATAACACCAGTCTATAGATATGAAAGACCTCAGTCAGGTAGGCTTAGAGAACACCATCAATTTGGGATTGAGATGTTTGGCGCACATGATGCATCTGCTGATGCTGAAGTAATCAGTGTTGCTATGACGCTTTTTAAAAGACTAGGGCTTAATAATTTAGAACTCAACATCAACAGCATTGGATGCCCTAATTGCAGAAGAGAATATAACAAAGCATTGAAAGAATTTTTAGGAGAGAATATCGAAAAGTTATGCGATGATTGCAAAGAAAGATATAAGATAAATCCGATGAGAGTTCTTGATTGTAAAGTTGAAAGTTGCAAAAGAATATTGAAAGATGCGCCTTTAATGCTTAACTATCTTTGTGATGATTGCAAAGAGCACTTTGAAAATCTTCAATCTTATTTAAAAGAGGCCGGGTTTAACTTTGTTATTAATCCTAAGATAGTTAGAGGTCTTGATTATTATACAAAGACAGCCTTTGAGATAATTTCAAATGATATAGGTGCACAAGGTACCGTTTGTGGTGGAGGAAGATATGATGGCCTAGTGGAAGAATGCGGTGGCCCATCTATACCAGGTGTAGGATTTGGCATGGGCATCGAAAGGTTATTGCTGACATTGGAAAATAGCGGTATTGAAATACCTTTGCCTAAGAGAACTGATCTTTTTATCTGTACAGTTGGCGATGATGCAAAGAAGTATGCTTTCTCTATGGCGCTTAGGCTTAGAAATTCAGGACTTTCAGTTGAAGTTGATAACATGGGTAGAAGTCTTAAAGCACAGATGAAATACGCTAACAAATTAAATGTTAGATACACAATAATTTTAGGTGAAGATGAACTTAAAAATAAGGTGGTAAGACTAAAAAATATGGACAATGGAGAAGAAATTGAAATTGACATAGACAATGTTTGTGATAAAATAATAGGATAA
- the trxA gene encoding thioredoxin has translation MAEVTITKNNFQEEVVNSNIPVLVDFWAEWCGPCRMVSPIIEELANDYEGKVKVGKINVDDENELAVQFKIMSIPTIALFKDGKMVDKIVGARPKSDFEDFINRNI, from the coding sequence ATGGCAGAGGTAACAATAACAAAAAATAATTTTCAAGAAGAAGTTGTCAATTCTAATATACCAGTTTTAGTAGATTTTTGGGCAGAGTGGTGTGGTCCATGCAGAATGGTATCGCCTATAATTGAGGAACTTGCCAATGATTATGAAGGAAAAGTTAAAGTCGGGAAAATCAATGTAGATGATGAAAATGAACTTGCAGTGCAATTTAAGATAATGAGCATTCCGACTATTGCACTTTTTAAAGATGGGAAAATGGTTGATAAAATTGTAGGTGCGAGACCAAAGTCTGATTTTGAAGATTTTATAAACAGAAACATATAA
- the nifS gene encoding cysteine desulfurase NifS: MNRIYLDNAATTPIRSEVLNSMMPFFDNRFGNPSALYSYGQEAKKAIEEARDKVAAAIGASEDEIFFTSGGTESDNWALKGAAYALKDKGNHIITSSVEHHAILHTCQYLENQGFEITYLPVDEYGLVDPNELKRAIKDNTILVSIMYANNEIGTIEPIEELVKVAHEKGVLFHTDAVQAVGNVPVDVKKLNVDMLSMSAHKIYGPKGVGALYIRKGLRIDTLLQGGAQERNRRAGTENVAGVVGFGTAIELITQNIDEHIKKLTMLRDKLIDGILKIPYTRLNGHPIKRLPGNVNVSFEFVDGESLILSLDMEGICVSSGSACTAGSIDPSHVLLAIGLPEEIAHGSLRLTIGEENTEEEIDTVINKLPKIVDRLRQMSPLFERIKKEKKLV, encoded by the coding sequence ATGAATAGGATTTATCTCGACAATGCAGCTACTACACCAATAAGATCGGAAGTTTTAAATTCGATGATGCCATTTTTTGATAATCGTTTTGGCAATCCGTCAGCACTTTACTCTTATGGACAAGAAGCTAAAAAGGCCATTGAAGAAGCTAGAGATAAAGTGGCAGCTGCGATTGGGGCTAGCGAAGATGAAATTTTTTTCACTAGCGGAGGTACAGAGTCAGATAACTGGGCTTTAAAAGGCGCTGCGTATGCCTTAAAAGACAAAGGCAATCATATAATAACATCCAGCGTAGAACACCATGCAATACTGCATACTTGCCAATACCTTGAAAATCAAGGATTTGAAATAACTTATTTGCCTGTAGATGAGTATGGATTAGTAGATCCAAATGAATTAAAAAGAGCAATAAAAGATAATACAATACTTGTATCGATAATGTATGCAAACAATGAAATAGGTACAATAGAACCAATAGAAGAACTTGTCAAAGTGGCACATGAGAAAGGCGTATTATTTCACACAGATGCAGTACAAGCAGTTGGCAATGTGCCTGTCGATGTAAAAAAATTGAATGTGGATATGTTGTCAATGTCAGCCCATAAAATATACGGGCCTAAAGGAGTTGGAGCACTTTACATTAGAAAAGGCTTAAGAATTGATACACTTTTACAAGGTGGTGCACAGGAGAGAAACAGAAGAGCAGGGACAGAAAATGTGGCTGGAGTTGTAGGATTTGGCACGGCGATAGAACTTATCACTCAAAACATCGATGAGCACATAAAGAAACTGACAATGCTTAGAGACAAGCTTATTGACGGGATACTCAAAATACCATATACTCGCTTAAATGGACATCCAATAAAGAGACTTCCTGGGAACGTCAATGTTTCTTTTGAATTTGTTGATGGCGAATCGCTTATACTAAGCCTTGACATGGAAGGAATCTGCGTATCCAGCGGTTCTGCATGTACCGCAGGAAGCATTGATCCATCCCACGTGCTATTAGCGATTGGCCTGCCAGAAGAAATAGCCCATGGTTCATTGAGACTTACCATAGGAGAAGAAAATACGGAAGAAGAAATCGACACGGTAATAAACAAACTGCCTAAAATAGTAGATAGATTGAGGCAGATGTCTCCACTTTTTGAAAGGATTAAAAAGGAGAAAAAGCTTGTATAG
- a CDS encoding tRNA threonylcarbamoyladenosine dehydratase, whose translation MLHAFSRTELIIGKENLEKLKTSTVAVFGMGGVGSYTAEALARSGVGKLIIVDDDTVCLTNINRQIHATRKTVGKPKVEVMKERLLEINPNLKVTAYQTFYSSENSNMLLSPDYDYVVDAIDTVSSKIDLVVKCNEMGIPIISCMGAANKLDPTKFEVADLYETSICPLAKVMRYELRKRGIKSLKVVYSKEKPIKPLLDVVTCKQQCICTNKERTCVKRRQIPGSVSFVPPVAGFILAGEVIKDLIGYKN comes from the coding sequence TTGCTGCACGCTTTTTCAAGAACGGAATTAATAATAGGCAAAGAAAATTTGGAAAAATTAAAAACAAGTACTGTTGCAGTCTTTGGTATGGGCGGTGTAGGTTCATATACAGCGGAAGCTTTAGCAAGAAGTGGTGTGGGCAAATTAATAATTGTAGACGATGATACAGTTTGCTTAACTAACATAAATAGACAAATACATGCAACAAGAAAAACGGTTGGCAAGCCAAAAGTTGAAGTGATGAAAGAAAGACTTTTAGAGATAAATCCTAATCTTAAAGTTACTGCTTATCAAACATTTTATAGCAGCGAAAATAGCAATATGTTATTATCTCCTGATTACGATTATGTTGTTGATGCGATTGACACAGTTTCGTCAAAAATAGACCTTGTTGTTAAATGCAATGAGATGGGCATACCGATTATAAGCTGCATGGGTGCAGCAAATAAACTAGATCCTACAAAATTCGAGGTTGCTGATTTATACGAGACTAGTATTTGTCCCCTTGCAAAAGTTATGAGATACGAACTTAGAAAACGCGGTATAAAATCATTAAAAGTCGTTTATTCTAAGGAAAAGCCCATTAAACCTCTTTTAGATGTTGTAACATGCAAACAACAATGTATATGTACAAACAAGGAGAGGACGTGTGTTAAGAGACGGCAAATACCGGGAAGTGTGTCTTTTGTGCCGCCTGTTGCTGGTTTTATATTAGCTGGGGAAGTTATAAAGGACTTAATAGGATATAAAAATTAA
- a CDS encoding MFS transporter yields the protein MNLSIFRKKNFLFLITGKFVSLIGSEMQNFALSLYVLKITGSATKFASVLAITLVPQIVFGNIAGVIADWFDKKRLLMMLDLLSAAIVAIYAVIFKINGVLTLTQIYILSVLLSTISSMFNPTITAVIPSIAEDYELADANGINTMFMNIANLISPVIAGILLEVFNIFIILTINAISFLLSFMCESMLEIQKTNDKPEKINLNSFLNDFLTGIDFIKSKRLILNILIIGIIINFTSNPILSVGLTYISKQILKITDYQYGILQSTFAISMIASPFISSIITKKYKLGKILFLDIFSVSILYFLLSFTISPIYLQGFSYILKPYISLMIIIFFVGLITSIGNIALTTMLQIEIPLKLMGRVIATISTCLMVVTPLGQMIFGILFDKIPSWINIIICASINFVVILFFKNYLLYGEQEHFVTTNDGIEQ from the coding sequence ATGAATCTCTCTATCTTTAGAAAAAAGAATTTTTTATTTCTTATTACCGGAAAATTTGTATCTCTTATTGGAAGTGAAATGCAAAATTTTGCATTGTCGTTGTACGTTTTAAAAATTACGGGCTCTGCAACAAAATTTGCATCAGTATTGGCTATTACTTTAGTACCTCAAATAGTATTTGGCAATATTGCAGGTGTCATTGCCGACTGGTTTGATAAAAAGAGATTACTTATGATGTTAGATTTACTAAGCGCAGCAATTGTTGCAATTTATGCTGTCATTTTCAAAATAAATGGCGTTTTAACATTAACTCAAATTTATATTTTATCAGTTTTACTTTCTACTATTTCCTCAATGTTTAATCCCACAATAACAGCAGTTATACCTTCCATTGCAGAAGATTATGAATTAGCGGATGCTAATGGTATTAACACGATGTTTATGAATATAGCAAATTTGATTTCACCTGTTATAGCTGGTATTTTATTAGAAGTTTTTAATATATTCATAATATTGACAATTAATGCTATAAGTTTTCTTCTTTCATTTATGTGTGAGTCTATGTTAGAAATACAGAAAACAAATGATAAACCAGAAAAAATAAACCTAAATTCGTTTTTAAATGACTTCTTAACGGGTATTGATTTTATTAAAAGTAAAAGGCTAATTTTGAATATATTAATTATAGGTATAATTATTAACTTCACATCAAATCCTATATTATCTGTAGGGTTGACATATATATCGAAACAAATATTAAAAATTACAGATTATCAATATGGAATTTTGCAATCTACATTTGCCATTTCTATGATCGCATCACCATTCATATCTAGTATAATTACAAAAAAATATAAATTAGGTAAAATATTATTCTTAGATATATTTTCGGTTTCTATATTATATTTTTTATTGTCATTTACAATTTCTCCTATCTATTTGCAGGGCTTTTCTTACATTCTTAAACCATACATAAGTTTAATGATAATAATATTTTTTGTCGGATTAATTACATCCATCGGGAATATAGCTTTGACTACTATGTTGCAAATAGAAATACCTTTAAAGTTAATGGGGAGAGTAATAGCGACGATAAGTACTTGCTTAATGGTAGTGACTCCATTAGGACAAATGATATTTGGAATTTTATTTGACAAAATTCCCAGTTGGATAAATATCATTATATGTGCCTCTATAAATTTTGTTGTAATATTGTTTTTTAAAAATTATTTATTATATGGTGAGCAAGAACACTTTGTAACTACAAATGATGGAATAGAACAATAA